The following are from one region of the Corylus avellana chromosome ca1, CavTom2PMs-1.0 genome:
- the LOC132162323 gene encoding uncharacterized protein LOC132162323 has product MEEMQQLLNMGFPNELAAQALSATGGKSTLKATEWILNHKSSTTTTCTTFSTPKPSQPKLDRFFPLQSKPSNNPSSPTPSIQIHQTEQQEQEQEQELQQQSKRPKLNSPHPHQPLPERMRPRTIYDVVGQDHLLGTNSLLRSAIECNRLPSIVFWGPPGTGKTSIAKAIVNSTSASSSSYRFVSLSAATCGVKDVRDAVEGARKLRLSKNKRTVLFVDEVHRFNKSQQDSFLPVIEDGSVVFIGATTENPSFHLITPLLSRCRVLTLNPLKPHHVALLLERALNDLDKGLTQSVGTHLDVNGEAIEFISANCDGDARVALNALEISAITAAARVPVKEEEPRARGEDHVENEEAGVGSFAAIVTLDDAKEAMQCKHLAYDKAGEEHYNLISALHKSMRGSDADAAIYWLARMLEGGEQPLYIARRLIRFASEDVGLADPSALNQAVACYQACHFLGMPECNVILAQCVAYLALAPKSVSVYRAIEAAQNVVRESVGQNEGVPLHLRNAPTKLMNELGYGKGYIYPPDSDTPFSSQSYLPPSLQGYKFLDWPTSNTTYMDEKPLLPAGSF; this is encoded by the coding sequence ATGGAGGAGATGCAGCAGTTGCTAAACATGGGCTTCCCAAACGAATTGGCAGCGCAAGCCCTGTCCGCCACCGGTGGCAAATCAACCCTGAAAGCCACCGAGTGGATTCTCAATCACAAATCCTCCACCACTACCACTTGTACCACTTTTTCTACGCCTAAACCCTCCCAACCCAAACTCGACCGCTTCTTCCCTCTTCAATCCAAACCCTCCAACAATCCCTCATCTCCCACACCCTCAATCCAAATCCACCAAACTGAACAACAAGagcaagaacaagaacaagaattGCAACAACAATCCAAGCGGCCCAAACTAAATAGCCCCCATCCCCACCAGCCCTTACCGGAGCGCATGCGTCCTCGTACCATATACGACGTCGTTGGCCAAGACCACCTTCTCGGCACCAACTCCCTCCTTCGTTCCGCAATCGAATGCAATCGCCTTCCTTCCATTGTCTTCTGGGGCCCTCCCGGTACCGGTAAGACCTCCATTGCCAAAGCTATTGTTAATTCCACTtccgcttcttcttcttcgtatAGATTCGTTTCCTTGTCGGCTGCCACTTGTGGAGTTAAGGATGTCAGGGACGCGGTTGAGGGCGCTAGAAAACTAAGACTATCTAAGAACAAGAGGACTGTGCTGTTTGTGGATGAGGTTCATCGGTTTAACAAGTCGCAACAGGACTCTTTCTTGCCCGTCATTGAAGATGGGAGTGTTGTCTTCATTGGTGCCACCACAGAAAACCCATCTTTTCATTTGATTACGCCTTTGTTGTCTCGGTGTCGGGTTCTGACTCTTAACCCTTTGAAACCGCACCATGTTGCCCTGCTACTCGAGCGGGCTTTAAACGATCTGGACAAGGGATTGACACAGAGTGTAGGAACGCACCTTGATGTGAATGGGGAAGCTATTGAGTTTATATCCGCGAATTGTGACGGGGATGCTCGGGTGGCATTGAATGCCTTGGAGATTTCCGCTATTACGGCAGCTGCCCGGGTTCCCGTTAAGGAGGAGGAGCCTAGAGCCCGTGGTGAGGATCATGTGGAAAATGAGGAAGCTGGGGTTGGTTCGTTTGCAGCCATTGTCACTTTGGATGATGCTAAGGAGGCAATGCAGTGCAAGCATCTTGCTTATGACAAAGCTGGGGAGGAGCACTATAATTTGATCAGTGCCCTCCATAAGTCTATGAGAGGAAGTGATGCAGATGCTGCGATTTATTGGTTGGCAAGAATGTTAGAAGGAGGTGAACAGCCTCTCTACATTGCTCGGAGATTAATAAGGTTTGCGAGTGAGGATGTTGGTTTGGCCGACCCGTCTGCTCTCAACCAGGCTGTTGCGTGCTACCAAGCCTGCCACTTTTTGGGAATGCCCGAGTGCAATGTGATTCTTGCACAATGTGTGGCTTATTTGGCTTTGGCTCCTAAGTCTGTCTCTGTGTATCGAGCTATCGAGGCTGCACAGAATGTAGTGAGGGAATCAGTTGGACAGAATGAGGGAGTGCCTCTTCATCTGAGGAATGCGCCAACTAAATTAATGAATGAACTTGGATACGGAAAGGGCTATATTTACCCTCCTGACAGTGACACTCCCTTTTCATCACAGAGCTATCTGCCACCCTCACTTCAAGGTTACAAGTTCCTCGATTGGCCTACAAGTAATACAACCTATATGGATGAGAAGCCTTTACTCCCCGCCGGGAGTTTTTAA
- the LOC132182963 gene encoding coproporphyrinogen-III oxidase 1, chloroplastic-like has protein sequence MSPAATAIFSSSSSFTLFPLTSPSSTKAKPHISVANGRTLTLLGFPCFSFNYKKPNLLIRSAISIEKETPETHRPHTFLRQSDDDDAALSSSPSSVRSRFEKMIREAQDRVCEAIEAVEEGGGKFKEDVWSRPGGGGGISRVLQDGAVWEKAGVNVSVVYGIMPPEAYRAAKAAADQTKPGPVPFFAAGISSVLHPKNPFAPTLHFNYRYFETDTSKDTPGAPRQWWFGGGTDLTPAYIFEEDVKHFHLVQKSACDKFDPTFYPRFKKWCDDYFYIKHRAERRGLGGIFFDDLNDYDQEMLLSFATECANSVVPAYIPIIEKRKNIPFTDQHKAWQQLRRGRYVEFNLVYDRGTTFGLKTGGRIESILVSLPLTARWEYDHQPEEGTEEWKLLDACINPKEWI, from the exons ATGTCACCTGCAGCAACTGCCATTTTCTCGTCTTCCTCTTCCTTCACTCTTTTCCCTCTCACCTCACCATCATCAACAAAAGCAAAACCCCACATTTCAGTGGCTAACGGAAGAACCCTAACCCTCCTAGGCTTCCCTTGCTTCTCCTTCAATTATAAGAAGCCCAATCTCTTAATTCGATCCGCCATATCCATTGAGAAGGAAACCCCAGAGACCCACCGGCCCCACACTTTCCTCCGCCAATCCGACGACGATGATGCCGCCCTTTCCTCCTCACCGTCGTCTGTACGGTCCCGCTTCGAGAAGATGATAAGGGAAGCACAAGACCGCGTGTGCGAAGCGATCGAGGCCGTGGAAGAAGGAGGGGGCAAGTTCAAGGAAGACGTCTGGTCGAGGCCTGGCGGTGGCGGCGGCATCAGCAGAGTTCTGCAGGACGGCGCCGTTTGGGAGAAGGCTGGGGTTAATGTCTCCGTTGTCTATGGTATCATGCCTCCTGAAGCCTATCGTGCCGCCAAGGCCGCCGCCGATCAGACCAAGCCCGGTCCCGTTCCCTTCTTCGCCGCCGGAATTAGCTCC GTTCTACATCCAAAGAACCCATTTGCCCCCACATTGCATTTTAATTATCGATATTTTGAGACTGACACTTCCAAAG ATACTCCGGGAGCACCAAGACAGTGGTGGTTTGGTGGCGGAACTGATTTGACTCCTGCTTACATCTTTGAGGAGGATGTCAAGCATTTCCATTTG GTTCAAAAAAGTGCTTGTGACAAATTCGATCCTACCTTCTATCCTCGATTTAAGAAATGGTGTGATGATTATTTCTATATCAAG CATCGTGCTGAGAGACGGGGGCTTGGCGGGATATTTTTTGATGATCTAAATGACTATGACCAAGAGATGCTTCTTTCCTTTGCCACTG AATGTGCGAATTCTGTGGTTCCTGCTTACATACCAATCATAGAGAAAAGGAAGAATATACCATTCACAGACCAGCACAAGGCATGGCAGCAATTGCGAAGAGGACGCTATGTAGAATTCAATTTG GTTTATGATCGGGGTACAACATTTGGGCTGAAGAcaggaggtcgaattgaaagtATTCTTGTTTCTCTCCCACTAACTGCTCGATGGGAATATGACCAT CAACCAGAAGAGGGAACTGAAGAATGGAAACTATTAGATGCCTGCATCAATCCAAAGGAATGGATCTAA
- the LOC132186993 gene encoding uncharacterized protein LOC132186993, whose protein sequence is MGDDLETLCGKISLIVGEKVGIPVSEGEIVADREKGERCLVGRIGIEKKVNKEAFRNVLSRIWRTMGSVVFKEMQDNVWLFEFVDLDDKKRVMEGRPWSFDRQILVLNDFDGSIPPAQMQFTHSPFWIQVHDMPLLCINKGVGTKIGESLGTLEDIDVAGDGGGWGRCLRIRVNIDLNNPVERSRALSMGGQKYWVTFRKVAQSRPLNEGMKREESKSGVSGLRRRRMGGDLGGGDHQVDNYSGEVEGKLMRDNMVAKRGDQMGDNVSKEWVKMTNMEVNAATSHATMQDDVGKGVGEMCNVEGGNQGGEIEGNKEKEGHTLGLIAAAEDQLSEGMGDRVFSMEVEGEGDL, encoded by the exons ATGGGAGACGATCTGGAGACGTTATGTGGAAAGATCTCTCTCATAGTAGGGGAAAAAGTAGGCATCCCGGTTTCAGAAGGGGAAATTGTGGCCGACAGAGAGAAGGGCGAGAGGTGTCTTGTGGGCAGAATTGGTATTGAGAAGAAGGTGAATAAGGAGGCCTTTAGAAACGTTTTATCCCGGATATGGCGTACGATGGGTTCTGTGGTCTTCAAAGAAATGCAAGATAACGTATGGTTGTTTGAATTTGTAGATCTTGATGACAAGAAGAGAGTCATGGAGGGACGACCATGGTCATTTGATCGTCAAATTTTGGTTCTAAACGACTTTGATGGGAGTATTCCACCGGCTCAGATGCAGTTTACCCACTCACCCTTCTGGATTCAGGTGCATGATATGCCACTTTTATGTATAAACAAAGGGGTGGGCACAAAGATTGGAGAATCCCTTGGAACTCTGGAAGACATAGATGTGGCGGGCGATGGAGGTGGGTGGGGAAGATGTTTGAGAATAAGGgtgaatattgatttgaacaATCCAGTGGAGAGGAGTAGGGCATTATCAATGGGGGGACAAAAGTACTGGGTGACTTTCAG AAAGGTTGCACAGTCAAGACCTCTCAACGAAGGCATGAAGAGGGAGGAATCAAAGAGTGGGGTGTCGGGCTTAAGGCGGAGGAGAATGGGAGGTGATTTGGGTGGGGGG GATCACCAAGTGGACAACTACTCGGGTGAGGTGGAAGGGAAATTAATGAGAGATAATATGGTGGCAAAGCGGGGTGATCAGATGGGTGATAACGTGTCTAAGGAGTGGGTTAAGATGACAAACATGGAGGTTAATGCTGCTACGTCCCATGCAACCATGCAGGACGATGTAGGAAAAGGGGTTGGGGAAATGTGCAATGTGGAAGGAGGGAATCAAGGAGGGGAAATTGAAGGAAATAAGGAAAAAGAGGGCCATACTTTGGGACTTATAGCTGCTGCAGAAGATCAGTTGTCGGAAGGAATGGGTGACAGAGTGTTTTCGATGGAGGTGGAAGGAGAGGGGGACTTATAG
- the LOC132187385 gene encoding large ribosomal subunit protein eL36x-like, protein MAPKQPNTGLFVGLNKGHVVTKKELASRPSDRKGKTSKRVHFVRNLIREVAGFAPYEKRITELLKVGKDKRALKVAKRKLGTHKRAKKKREEMSNVLRKMRSGGAGEKKK, encoded by the exons ATGGCTCCTAAACAGCCAAATACTGGCCTCTTTGTGGGCTTGAATAAAGGCCATGTTGTCACCAAGAAAGAATTGGCTTCACGTCCTTCTGATCGCAAAGGA AAAACTAGTAAAAGAGTCCACTTTGTGAGGAACTTGATCAGGGAAGTTGCTGGATTTGCACCATATGAGAAGAGGATCACTGAGCTTCTTAAAGTTGGAAAGGACAAGCGCGCTCTGAAAGTAGCTAAAAGAAAGCTTGGCACTCACAAGAGGGCAAAGAAGAAGCGTGAAGAAATGTCTAATGTTCTTCGCAAGATGAG GTCTGGTGgagctggagaaaagaagaagtga